One genomic segment of Pempheris klunzingeri isolate RE-2024b chromosome 21, fPemKlu1.hap1, whole genome shotgun sequence includes these proteins:
- the cdk8 gene encoding cyclin-dependent kinase 8 isoform X2 — protein sequence MQSGKRHLRSCIQGEEKRWLLRELKHPNVISLQKVFLSHADRKVWLLFDYAEHDLWHIIKFHRASKANKKPLQLPRGMVKSLLYQILDGIHYLHANWVLHRDLKPANILVMGEGPERGRVKIADMGFARLFNSPLKPLADLDPVVVTFWYRAPELLLGARHYTKAIDIWAIGCIFAELLTSEPIFHCRQEDIKTSNPYHHDQLDRIFNVMGFPADKDWEDIKKMPEHSTLMKDFRRNTYTNCSLIKYMEKHKVKPDSKAFHLLQKLLTMDPIRRITSEQAMQDPYFLEEPLPTSDVFAGCQIPYPKREFLTEEEPEDKADKKNQQQQQGNNHTNGAGHTGNPDNSHAQGPPLKKVRVVPPTTTSGGHIMTSDYQRSNPHAAYQNPGPSTSLPQSSMGYSSTSQQPPQYSHQTHRY from the exons ATGCAAAGTGGGAAGAGGCACCTACGGTCATGTATACAAGGCGAAGAGAAAAGATGG CTACTGAGGGAGCTGAAGCACCCCAATGTCATCTCACTGCAGAAGGTTTTCCTGTCACACGCAGACCGTAAAGTATGGCTGCTCTTTGACTACGCCGAACATGACCTCTGg CACATTATTAAGTTCCACAGAGCGTCCAAGGCCAACAAGAAGCCACTTCAGCTGCCTAGAGGAATGGTCAAGTCTCTGCTCTACCAGATCCTGGATGGCATCCATTACCTCCACGCCAACTGGGTCCTCCACAGAGACCTT AAACCAGCTAACATTTTAGTGATGGGGGAAGGGCCAGAGAGGGGTAGAGTAAAGATTG CGGACATGGGGTTTGCCCGTCTCTTCAATTCACCGCTGAAGCCTTTAGCCGATCTCGACCCTGTGGTGGTCACCTTCTGGTACAGAGCACCTGAACTACTGCTGGGGGCTCGGCACTACACCAAAGCCATCG ACATCTGGGCGATTGGCTGCATCTTTGCGGAGCTGCTGACCTCCGAGCCCATATTCCACTGTCGCCAGGAGGACATCAAGACCAGTAACCCTTACCACCATGACCAACTGGACCGCATCTTTAACGTCATGGGCTTCCCTGCTG ATAAAGACTGGGAGGACATCAAAAAGATGCCAGAACACTCCACGCTGATGAAAGACTTTAGAAGGAACAC atacacaaactgcagccttaTAAAGTACATGGAAAAACATAAAGTCAAACCAGACAGCAAAGCATTCCACTTG CTGCAGAAGCTGTTGACCATGGACCCCATCCGTAGAATCACATCTGAGCAGGCCATGCAGGACCCTTACTTTTTGGAGGAGCCCCTGCCCACCTCTGA TGTGTTTGCAGGCTGCCAGATTCCCTACCCCAAGAGGGAGTTCCTGACagaggaggagccagaggaCAAGGCAGACAAA aagaaccagcagcagcaacagggaAACAACCACACGAATGGGGCGGGTCATACTGGCAACCCTGACAACAGTCACGCCCAGGGCCCGCCCCTGAAGAAAGTGCGAGTTGTCCCGCCCACCACTACCTCAGGTGGCCACATCATGACCTCAGACTACCAG CGCTCCAATCCACATGCTGCCTACCAGAACCCTGGACCAAGCACATCACTGCCCCAAAGCAGCATGGGATACTCCTCTACCTCCCAACAGCCGCCCCAGTACTCCCACCAGACCCATCGCTACTGa
- the cdk8 gene encoding cyclin-dependent kinase 8 isoform X1: MDYDFKVKLTGERERVEDLFEYEGCKVGRGTYGHVYKAKRKDGKDDKDYALKQIEGTGISMSACREIALLRELKHPNVISLQKVFLSHADRKVWLLFDYAEHDLWHIIKFHRASKANKKPLQLPRGMVKSLLYQILDGIHYLHANWVLHRDLKPANILVMGEGPERGRVKIADMGFARLFNSPLKPLADLDPVVVTFWYRAPELLLGARHYTKAIDIWAIGCIFAELLTSEPIFHCRQEDIKTSNPYHHDQLDRIFNVMGFPADKDWEDIKKMPEHSTLMKDFRRNTYTNCSLIKYMEKHKVKPDSKAFHLLQKLLTMDPIRRITSEQAMQDPYFLEEPLPTSDVFAGCQIPYPKREFLTEEEPEDKADKKNQQQQQGNNHTNGAGHTGNPDNSHAQGPPLKKVRVVPPTTTSGGHIMTSDYQRSNPHAAYQNPGPSTSLPQSSMGYSSTSQQPPQYSHQTHRY; this comes from the exons ATGGACTATGATTTTAAAGTGAAGCTGACCGGCGAAAGAGAGCGTGTCGAGGACCTGTTTGAGTACGAAGGATGCAAAGTGGGAAGAGGCACCTACGGTCATGTATACAAGGCGAAGAGAAAAGATGG gAAGGATGATAAGGACTACGCCCTCAAGCAGATTGAAGGCACTGGCATCTCCATGTCAGCCTGCAGAGAGATTGCA CTACTGAGGGAGCTGAAGCACCCCAATGTCATCTCACTGCAGAAGGTTTTCCTGTCACACGCAGACCGTAAAGTATGGCTGCTCTTTGACTACGCCGAACATGACCTCTGg CACATTATTAAGTTCCACAGAGCGTCCAAGGCCAACAAGAAGCCACTTCAGCTGCCTAGAGGAATGGTCAAGTCTCTGCTCTACCAGATCCTGGATGGCATCCATTACCTCCACGCCAACTGGGTCCTCCACAGAGACCTT AAACCAGCTAACATTTTAGTGATGGGGGAAGGGCCAGAGAGGGGTAGAGTAAAGATTG CGGACATGGGGTTTGCCCGTCTCTTCAATTCACCGCTGAAGCCTTTAGCCGATCTCGACCCTGTGGTGGTCACCTTCTGGTACAGAGCACCTGAACTACTGCTGGGGGCTCGGCACTACACCAAAGCCATCG ACATCTGGGCGATTGGCTGCATCTTTGCGGAGCTGCTGACCTCCGAGCCCATATTCCACTGTCGCCAGGAGGACATCAAGACCAGTAACCCTTACCACCATGACCAACTGGACCGCATCTTTAACGTCATGGGCTTCCCTGCTG ATAAAGACTGGGAGGACATCAAAAAGATGCCAGAACACTCCACGCTGATGAAAGACTTTAGAAGGAACAC atacacaaactgcagccttaTAAAGTACATGGAAAAACATAAAGTCAAACCAGACAGCAAAGCATTCCACTTG CTGCAGAAGCTGTTGACCATGGACCCCATCCGTAGAATCACATCTGAGCAGGCCATGCAGGACCCTTACTTTTTGGAGGAGCCCCTGCCCACCTCTGA TGTGTTTGCAGGCTGCCAGATTCCCTACCCCAAGAGGGAGTTCCTGACagaggaggagccagaggaCAAGGCAGACAAA aagaaccagcagcagcaacagggaAACAACCACACGAATGGGGCGGGTCATACTGGCAACCCTGACAACAGTCACGCCCAGGGCCCGCCCCTGAAGAAAGTGCGAGTTGTCCCGCCCACCACTACCTCAGGTGGCCACATCATGACCTCAGACTACCAG CGCTCCAATCCACATGCTGCCTACCAGAACCCTGGACCAAGCACATCACTGCCCCAAAGCAGCATGGGATACTCCTCTACCTCCCAACAGCCGCCCCAGTACTCCCACCAGACCCATCGCTACTGa
- the rnf6 gene encoding E3 ubiquitin-protein ligase RNF6 isoform X1: MVMDPPGGGDERRRQAERLRREEAYYHFINELSEEEYRLMRDSNLLGTPGEVTAEELRQRLDGAKERMSSQPRTEQHSQTADSGEQQGSSGEGEERGAGGRRGAGSAEAGAETSNGDSLLEWLNTFRRTGNATRSGQSGNQTWRAVSRTNPNSGEFRFSLEININHDQPEPGEHNDTADTADLPVTAPNTTSPSIRTASSFSNLRPSTTPRPAPYPTPRPALSRRMQTRRTRSSTTTLSMSPPALPAPVAAPAAAQRRSATLHSLAPPPTVPNLPLDQTPPLQHQALNAEVEQGSDNLSASIDCPRVSPQSGSQAPAVGHESRGSRTRSRGRARRAAAGSGVSSRLSRRSRSPLHRIPVASTAPPSSSGVSSVSSIHTVEPGTGTSSVSMETGEAVAEPAALTEPAAETGERESESHVIGAGSSAVRRHPTIMLDLQVRRIRPGENRDRDSIASRTRSRARVAENTVTFESDSGGFRRTISRSERAGIRTYVSTIRIPLRRISETGLGEPNSTALRSILRQIMTGFGELSSLMETEADSETVAPSHTDASITNSNTIPASRLHTNESAAGQIGTGGVDQERVGLVGSEEDQGGHARLGGAVVSTTEGRATSRDTNNLVENGTLPILRLAHFFLLNDEEDDEHPRGLTKEQIDNLSTRTYGQVSLEAEMGRACSVCINDYAQGNKLRRLPCSHEFHIHCIDRWLSENNTCPICRQPILAVHHD, translated from the exons ATGGTGATGGACCCTCCTGGTGGGGGAGACGAACGGCGGAGGCAGGCAGAGCGTCTTCGAAGGGAGGAGGCATACTATCACTTCATTAATGAATTGAGTGAAGAAGAGTACCGCCTAATGAGAGACAGCAACCTGCTTGGCACCCCTG GGGAGGTGACTGCTGAGGAACTCCGGCAGCGTCTTGATGGAGCAAAAGAGCGCATGTCGTCCCAGCCCCGTACTGAGCAGCACTCACAGACTGCTGATTCTGGAGAACAGCAAGGCAGTAGCggtgagggagaagagagaggggcTGGAGGGAGACGAGGGGCAG ggAGTGCAGAGGCCGGAGCCGAAACTTCTAACGGTGACTCATTACTGGAGTGGCTGAACACTTTCAGACGCACTGGTAATGCTACTCGCAGCGGGCAGAGTGGCAACCAGACTTGGCGCGCAGTAAGTCGGACCAACCCTAACAGTGGAGAATTCCGTTTTAGCCTGGAGATTAACATCAACCATGATCAGCCAGAGCCGGGGGAGCATAACGACACTGCGGACACTGCAGATCTGCCAGTGACTGCCCCAAACACAACTTCACCCTCAATACGCACTGCTTCGTCTTTCTCCAACCTCCGCCCTTCAACCACGCCAAGGCCAGCCCCGTACCCCACCCCCCGCCCGGCCCTCAGTAGGAGGATGCAAACACGACGCACGCGCAGCAGCACTACCACTCTTTCTATGAGCCCCCCTGCACTTCCTGCACCAGTGGCCGCcccagctgctgctcagaggaGAAGTGCCACTTTGCACTCTTTAGCACCACCTCCCACTGTTCCCAACCTTCCTCTTGATCAAACTCCACCTTTGCAACATCAAGCCCTGAATGCAGAGGTAGAGCAGGGCAGTGATAATCTGTCTGCTTCTATAGACTGTCCCCGTGTGTCACCCCAGTCTGGGTCTCAGGCCCCAGCAGTGGGACACGAATCTCGTGGCAGTAGGACTCGATCACGTGGCCGTGCACGTAGggctgcagcaggcagtggGGTTTCATCCCGTTTATCGAGGCGAAGCAGATCCCCCTTGCACAGAATACCTGTTGCCAGTACAGCTCCACCATCGAGCAGCGGGGTCAGTAGTGTCTCTAGTATCCACACTGTTGAGCCAGGCACTGGCACAAgctctgtttccatggaaaccgGGGAGGCTGTGGCTGAACCTGCAGCTCTAACAGAGCCAGCCGCAGAGACGGGAGAGCGCGAGAGTGAATCGCATGTAATAGGAGCGGGAAGTTCAGCGGTGCGACGGCACCCAACCATCATGTTGGACCTGCAGGTGAGAAGGATTCGACCTGGTGAAAACCGTGATCGGGACAGCATCGCCAGCAGAACGCGGTCTCGTGCCCGCGTTGCTGAGAACACTGTCACATTTGAAAGTGACAGTGGTGGATTTAGACGCACCATATCCCGCTCTGAGAGAGCTGGGATCCGCACCTATGTGAGCACTATCCGGATTCCGCTGAGACGCATCAGCGAGACAGGCCTGGGGGAGCCCAACTCTACCGCCCTGCGTTCCATCTTGCGGCAGATCATGACCGGATTTGGGGAACTGAGCTCCCTAATGGAGACAGAGGCTGATTCTGAAACTGTTGCTCCTAGCCACACTGATGCGAGTATTACAAATAGTAACACCATTCCAGCCAGCCGTCTACACACAAATGAGAGTGCAGCTGGCCAGATTGGTACAGGTGGGGTAGACCAGGAGAGGGTGGGGCTGGTGGGAAGTGAGGAGGACCAGGGCGGACATGCCAGGCTCGGCGGAGCAGTAGTGAGCACCACAGAGGGACGGGCCACCAGCAGAGACACCAACAACCTGGTAGAAAATGGTACTCTACCCATCCTGCGGCTGGCACACTTCTTCTTGCTcaatgatgaggaggatgacgaaCACCCCAGGGGCCTGACCAAAGAGCAGATTGACAATCTATCCACGCGTACCTATGGTCAGGTCAGCCTTGAGGCGGAGATGGGTCGTGCATGCAGTGTCTGCATCAACGACTATGCCCAGGGCAACAAGCTACGCCGCCTGCCCTGCTCCCATGAATTCCACATCCACTGCATCGACCGCTGGCTCTCTGAAAACAACACCTGCCCCATCTGCAGGCAGCCCATACTCGCAGTGCACCATGACTGA
- the rnf6 gene encoding E3 ubiquitin-protein ligase RNF6 isoform X2: MVMDPPGGGDERRRQAERLRREEAYYHFINELSEEEYRLMRDSNLLGTPGEVTAEELRQRLDGAKERMSSQPRTEQHSQTADSGEQQGSSGSAEAGAETSNGDSLLEWLNTFRRTGNATRSGQSGNQTWRAVSRTNPNSGEFRFSLEININHDQPEPGEHNDTADTADLPVTAPNTTSPSIRTASSFSNLRPSTTPRPAPYPTPRPALSRRMQTRRTRSSTTTLSMSPPALPAPVAAPAAAQRRSATLHSLAPPPTVPNLPLDQTPPLQHQALNAEVEQGSDNLSASIDCPRVSPQSGSQAPAVGHESRGSRTRSRGRARRAAAGSGVSSRLSRRSRSPLHRIPVASTAPPSSSGVSSVSSIHTVEPGTGTSSVSMETGEAVAEPAALTEPAAETGERESESHVIGAGSSAVRRHPTIMLDLQVRRIRPGENRDRDSIASRTRSRARVAENTVTFESDSGGFRRTISRSERAGIRTYVSTIRIPLRRISETGLGEPNSTALRSILRQIMTGFGELSSLMETEADSETVAPSHTDASITNSNTIPASRLHTNESAAGQIGTGGVDQERVGLVGSEEDQGGHARLGGAVVSTTEGRATSRDTNNLVENGTLPILRLAHFFLLNDEEDDEHPRGLTKEQIDNLSTRTYGQVSLEAEMGRACSVCINDYAQGNKLRRLPCSHEFHIHCIDRWLSENNTCPICRQPILAVHHD, from the exons ATGGTGATGGACCCTCCTGGTGGGGGAGACGAACGGCGGAGGCAGGCAGAGCGTCTTCGAAGGGAGGAGGCATACTATCACTTCATTAATGAATTGAGTGAAGAAGAGTACCGCCTAATGAGAGACAGCAACCTGCTTGGCACCCCTG GGGAGGTGACTGCTGAGGAACTCCGGCAGCGTCTTGATGGAGCAAAAGAGCGCATGTCGTCCCAGCCCCGTACTGAGCAGCACTCACAGACTGCTGATTCTGGAGAACAGCAAGGCAGTAGCg ggAGTGCAGAGGCCGGAGCCGAAACTTCTAACGGTGACTCATTACTGGAGTGGCTGAACACTTTCAGACGCACTGGTAATGCTACTCGCAGCGGGCAGAGTGGCAACCAGACTTGGCGCGCAGTAAGTCGGACCAACCCTAACAGTGGAGAATTCCGTTTTAGCCTGGAGATTAACATCAACCATGATCAGCCAGAGCCGGGGGAGCATAACGACACTGCGGACACTGCAGATCTGCCAGTGACTGCCCCAAACACAACTTCACCCTCAATACGCACTGCTTCGTCTTTCTCCAACCTCCGCCCTTCAACCACGCCAAGGCCAGCCCCGTACCCCACCCCCCGCCCGGCCCTCAGTAGGAGGATGCAAACACGACGCACGCGCAGCAGCACTACCACTCTTTCTATGAGCCCCCCTGCACTTCCTGCACCAGTGGCCGCcccagctgctgctcagaggaGAAGTGCCACTTTGCACTCTTTAGCACCACCTCCCACTGTTCCCAACCTTCCTCTTGATCAAACTCCACCTTTGCAACATCAAGCCCTGAATGCAGAGGTAGAGCAGGGCAGTGATAATCTGTCTGCTTCTATAGACTGTCCCCGTGTGTCACCCCAGTCTGGGTCTCAGGCCCCAGCAGTGGGACACGAATCTCGTGGCAGTAGGACTCGATCACGTGGCCGTGCACGTAGggctgcagcaggcagtggGGTTTCATCCCGTTTATCGAGGCGAAGCAGATCCCCCTTGCACAGAATACCTGTTGCCAGTACAGCTCCACCATCGAGCAGCGGGGTCAGTAGTGTCTCTAGTATCCACACTGTTGAGCCAGGCACTGGCACAAgctctgtttccatggaaaccgGGGAGGCTGTGGCTGAACCTGCAGCTCTAACAGAGCCAGCCGCAGAGACGGGAGAGCGCGAGAGTGAATCGCATGTAATAGGAGCGGGAAGTTCAGCGGTGCGACGGCACCCAACCATCATGTTGGACCTGCAGGTGAGAAGGATTCGACCTGGTGAAAACCGTGATCGGGACAGCATCGCCAGCAGAACGCGGTCTCGTGCCCGCGTTGCTGAGAACACTGTCACATTTGAAAGTGACAGTGGTGGATTTAGACGCACCATATCCCGCTCTGAGAGAGCTGGGATCCGCACCTATGTGAGCACTATCCGGATTCCGCTGAGACGCATCAGCGAGACAGGCCTGGGGGAGCCCAACTCTACCGCCCTGCGTTCCATCTTGCGGCAGATCATGACCGGATTTGGGGAACTGAGCTCCCTAATGGAGACAGAGGCTGATTCTGAAACTGTTGCTCCTAGCCACACTGATGCGAGTATTACAAATAGTAACACCATTCCAGCCAGCCGTCTACACACAAATGAGAGTGCAGCTGGCCAGATTGGTACAGGTGGGGTAGACCAGGAGAGGGTGGGGCTGGTGGGAAGTGAGGAGGACCAGGGCGGACATGCCAGGCTCGGCGGAGCAGTAGTGAGCACCACAGAGGGACGGGCCACCAGCAGAGACACCAACAACCTGGTAGAAAATGGTACTCTACCCATCCTGCGGCTGGCACACTTCTTCTTGCTcaatgatgaggaggatgacgaaCACCCCAGGGGCCTGACCAAAGAGCAGATTGACAATCTATCCACGCGTACCTATGGTCAGGTCAGCCTTGAGGCGGAGATGGGTCGTGCATGCAGTGTCTGCATCAACGACTATGCCCAGGGCAACAAGCTACGCCGCCTGCCCTGCTCCCATGAATTCCACATCCACTGCATCGACCGCTGGCTCTCTGAAAACAACACCTGCCCCATCTGCAGGCAGCCCATACTCGCAGTGCACCATGACTGA